In Geoalkalibacter sp., a genomic segment contains:
- a CDS encoding cupin domain-containing protein has translation MASDKHSVKMEGGTPLNLAGMVDYQEGSVVSRTLLQDETGTLTVFSFDEGQALSEHTVPYHAFVQVLDGEAEITVGGTPARVKAGEIILMPGHVSHRVRAVKRFKMLLTLFKTAKAQENS, from the coding sequence ATGGCAAGCGACAAGCATTCGGTCAAGATGGAAGGCGGCACCCCCTTGAATCTGGCAGGGATGGTGGATTATCAGGAAGGATCGGTGGTCAGCCGCACCCTGCTGCAGGACGAAACCGGCACCCTGACGGTCTTCAGCTTCGACGAGGGCCAGGCCCTTTCGGAACATACCGTCCCCTACCATGCCTTCGTTCAGGTCCTCGACGGCGAGGCCGAAATCACCGTCGGCGGCACTCCCGCGCGGGTCAAGGCCGGGGAAATCATCCTCATGCCGGGGCATGTGTCCCACCGGGTCCGCGCCGTCAAGCGCTTCAAAATGCTCCTGACCCTGTTCAAGACGGCGAAAGCTCAAGAAAATTCCTGA
- a CDS encoding NCS2 family permease: MLERLFKVHARGSNPRTEIIAGGTTFLTAAYIIFVNPAILAQAGMDQGALTTVTCLVAGLATLLIALWANVPLMMAPGMGLNAFFAYTLVIGQGLHWTTALGVVFLSGIFFLFLTLIGVRERLVNAIPASLRLATSVGIGLFIAFIGMQNLGLVVRNEAVLVQMGPLTTEVLLGLAGLLLVAILELLRVRGSILLAILATAGAGMLLGLTPLPSQVVAPPPSIAPIAFSLDIVGALKISLWASIFSFMFVDLFDSLGTMLAVCREAGLTDREGKIPGLPRMLTADALATVGGSLLGTSTTTAYIESASGVADGGRTGLASVVTAILFLLASFFTPVIAAVPAYATAPALMTVGIFMMRGIGQIDFYNFEEGLPAFLTLILMPLTYSIATGLAFGFASFVLLKLFLGKIRHCDPFLIGAAVLSLISLMVS; encoded by the coding sequence ATGCTGGAGAGACTCTTTAAGGTTCATGCCCGCGGCAGCAATCCGCGAACGGAAATCATCGCCGGCGGCACGACGTTTCTCACGGCGGCCTACATTATTTTCGTCAACCCCGCGATCCTCGCCCAGGCCGGCATGGATCAGGGGGCCTTGACGACCGTGACCTGCCTGGTTGCCGGACTGGCCACCCTGCTGATTGCCCTCTGGGCCAATGTCCCGCTTATGATGGCCCCCGGCATGGGCCTCAACGCCTTTTTCGCCTACACCCTGGTGATCGGTCAGGGTCTGCATTGGACCACCGCCCTCGGCGTCGTATTTCTCTCCGGCATTTTCTTTCTGTTCCTCACCCTGATCGGCGTTCGCGAACGCTTGGTCAACGCCATCCCCGCATCCTTGCGCCTCGCCACCTCGGTCGGCATCGGCCTCTTTATTGCCTTTATCGGCATGCAGAATCTCGGGCTGGTGGTCCGCAACGAAGCGGTGCTGGTGCAAATGGGTCCCCTGACCACCGAGGTCCTGCTCGGTCTCGCCGGTCTGTTGCTGGTCGCCATTCTGGAATTGCTGCGGGTGCGAGGCTCGATCCTGCTGGCCATTCTCGCCACGGCGGGAGCCGGGATGCTCCTCGGCCTCACGCCCTTGCCGTCGCAGGTGGTCGCCCCGCCCCCGTCCATCGCCCCCATCGCATTTTCTCTCGATATTGTCGGAGCGCTGAAGATTTCCCTCTGGGCGAGCATTTTTTCCTTCATGTTCGTTGATCTCTTCGACAGCCTCGGCACCATGCTCGCGGTCTGCCGCGAGGCGGGCCTGACCGACCGGGAGGGCAAAATCCCCGGCCTGCCGCGCATGCTCACCGCCGATGCCCTGGCGACCGTGGGTGGGTCGCTGCTCGGCACCAGCACCACCACCGCCTACATTGAATCGGCAAGCGGCGTGGCTGACGGAGGGCGCACCGGCCTGGCGTCCGTGGTGACCGCTATCCTGTTTTTGCTCGCCTCCTTTTTTACCCCCGTCATCGCGGCGGTGCCCGCCTATGCCACGGCGCCGGCCCTGATGACCGTCGGCATTTTCATGATGCGCGGCATCGGCCAGATCGATTTCTACAATTTCGAGGAAGGCCTGCCCGCCTTTCTGACCCTGATCCTGATGCCTCTGACCTACTCCATTGCCACGGGACTGGCCTTCGGTTTTGCCTCTTTCGTGCTGCTCAAGCTTTTTCTCGGCAAAATCCGCCACTGCGACCCGTTTCTCATTGGCGCCGCCGTTCTATCCCTGATCAGCCTCATGGTTTCCTGA